The following coding sequences lie in one Drosophila bipectinata strain 14024-0381.07 chromosome XR, DbipHiC1v2, whole genome shotgun sequence genomic window:
- the hop gene encoding tyrosine-protein kinase hopscotch: MDDNSSGRTSLADSASLTNSSLRSGASSSQSLHSTDSVVRVAIPKMSKYREFPVGLQCEKIIIQICRELGIKPTCILLFGIREHHTTTRSPTAVRIECTWVSHNEHLKPEILYCFKMRFRVPELDTQLEQIDQASHSFLYRQMSYDMVNELIPEIRYPDNKNMTSGLIVVDMIIDMQLNHKSMREMEKMFKKYLPPRLWKAHSIFVSSKILEVFRTLSANSPSVDRLMWHYVHQVAHLAPTYLTEQFMATVMYLPNEDLPGGAPYLGHGLTTIPGALTSTSSSDMGSTSTISTLTTNVGSGKKGKRRPPNAGIDVYVRVFPHDSPNPGLKVARVTSEATLKWLLVGRVEGIFMISKISNTDVRLEIEGLPKGFEMRFQTEQEMKSFISYLSIYIRLTTKWMQDLCHSYRTPSLEELGTMHIHPPIGGAYSLMKLHENGDRCGSYIVRQCDREYGVYYIDINTKIIARETDQERCKPETFRIVRLEANQWRLTYNNADHTFNSLAEVAHFIKADTNDRVRLPPSKYDKPPLLLLLLPKNLKAKKTDLQLSESELQRRNPQIFNPKTDLQWYPDLISLCEDGMMFSIRGDWIQQSPVKDVPVTMKMLKSDGDFMEFFRLAQTWSLIQSPQFLKLYGLTLSDPYTMVMEYNGDKPLNRFLQTKRDVSLHCLLDLMHGLVRGMHYLEDNKIIHSYIRASNMYVTKYDPSNFILEAKISDPGYPRPYGESDSPWIPVSYYRNLQAAKKDIHVQFWAFATTTYEIFSRCQRDLRTLRQEDLRRQRNMDGNILEPLDADICPSLISETIMDGWSDEFQKRFSPHLIFARLSIIKDKYATDYMPAPGFDTNGTTDEYRSESHNIPCPIPFPKSNLCMVVELNDCRLIFSTANQIGQGHYGVVYRGQLEYYDKDRSPEQVAIKQLTNNMHVSADFLREIDIMRELDHPNVVKFKYYAERRQCIVMEYLSGSFDQYLRFEAPNLKNSGLISFALEIALGMDYLDGKQLIHRDLAARNILVDRNGGCDSVKISDFGLAQFANSDGYYIAISNRDIPIKWYAPEAISTGKISTYSDVWSYGVTLYEMFSRGELPNLQPIQKDNEDFLKRLIDGERLPCPKDCPEFIYALMKDCWNATPRSRPRFSDIVRMIAPHCGIRDSLPTSNGAAPRPDTAPTEE, translated from the exons ATGGACGACAATAGCAGTGGTCGCACTTCGTTGGCGGACAGTGCCAGCCTCACCAACTCATCACTGCGCAGTGGCGCCTCCTCGTCCCAAAGTCTTCACAGTACCGACAGTGTGGTCCGAGTCGCGATTCCCAAAATGTCCAAATATCGGGAGTTTCCGGTGGGTCTTCAGTGCGAGAAGATCATCATACAGATATGCCGCGAACTTGGCATCAAACCAACCTGCATCCTGCTCTTCGGCATCCGGGAACACCACACAACGACACGATCGCCAACGGCCGTGAGAATCGAATGCACCTGGGTATCGCACAACGAGCATCTCAAACCCGAAATTCTCTACTGCTTCAAGATGCGATTCCGTGTGCCAGAACTGGACACCCAACTGGAGCAGATAGATCAGGCCAGCCACAGCTTCCTCTACAGACAGATGAGCTACGATATGGTGAACGAGCTGATACCCGAGATCCGCTATCCGGACAACAAGAATATGACCAGCGGACTGATCGTGGTGGACATGATCATCGATATGCAGCTGAACCACAAGTCGATGCGTGAGATGGAGAAGATGTTCAAGAAATACCTGCCGCCCAGGCTGTGGAAGGCGCACAGCATCTTTGTCAGCTCCAAGATCCTCGAAGTATTTCGCACCCTCAGCGCCAACTCGCCGAGCGTGGACCGCCTGATGTGGCACTACGTGCACCAGGTGGCCCACTTGGCGCCCACCTACTTGACCGAACAGTTCATGGCCACGGTCATGTATTTGCCCAACGAGGATCTGCCCGGCGGCGCACCGTATTTGGGTCATGGCCTGACCACCATACCCGGAGCCTTGACATCCACGTCATCATCGGATATGGGATCCACCAGCACCATATCGACACTCACAACGAACGTGGGCAGCGGCAAGAAGGGCAAGCGACGTCCTCCGAATGCAGGAATCGATGTCTATGTCCGGGTTTTCCCGCACGACTCTCCAAATCCTGGCCTCAAAGTGGCCCGTGTCACCTCTGAGGCAACACTGAAG TGGCTGTTGGTGGGACGTGTTGAAGGTATTTTCATGATCTCGAAGATCAGTAACACCGACGTTAGGCTGGAGATAGAGGGACTACCCAAAGGATTCGAGATGCGATTCCAGACGGAGCAGGAAATGAAGTCCTTCATCTCCTACCTAAGCATTTATATAAG ATTAACAACCAAATGGATGCAGGACCTGTGCCATTCGTATCGCACCCCGTCGCTGGAGGAGCTGGGAACTATGCACATACACCCTCCCATAGGGGGAGCCTATTCCTTAATGAAACTACACGAAAATGGGGATCGGTGTGGGAGTTACATTGTGCGTCAATGCGACCGGGAATACGGGGTCTACTACATTGATATCAACACCAAGAT AATTGCGAGGGAAACGGATCAGGAGCGTTGTAAGCCGGAAACCTTCCGTATTGTACGATTGGAGGCGAATCAGTGGAGGCTCACCTACAACAATGCCGATCACACGTTCAATTCGCTGGCCGAGGTGGCGCACTTCATCAAGGCGGACACGAATGACAGGGTGAGGCTGCCGCCCTCCAAGTACGACAAGCcgccgttgctgctgctcctgctgccaAAGAACCTCAAGGCCAAAAAGACTGACCTGCAGCTGAGCGAGTCGGAACTGCAGCGGCGTAATCCCCAGATTTTTAATCCTAAAACGGATCTTCAGTGGTATCCAG ACTTGATTTCACTTTGCGAGGATGGTATGATGTTCTCGATACGCGGCGATTGGATCCAACAGAGTCCCGTCAAGGATGTGCCCGTCACCATGAAAATGCTGAAGAGCGATGGCGACTTTATGGAGTTTTTCCGTCTGGCCCAGACCTGGAGTCTCATCCAGTCACCGCAGTTCCTCAAGCTATACGGCCTCACGCTATCCGATCCCTATACCATGGTGATGGAGTACAATGGCGACAAGCCATTGAATCGATTCCTTCAGACGAAGCGGGACGTGAGTCTGCACTGTTTGCTGGATTTGATGCATGGGCTGGTGCGCGGCATGCACTATCTGGAGGATAATAAGATAATACATAGCTATATAAGGGCCAGCAATATGTATGTGACGAAGTATGATCCCTCCAACTTTATACTGGAAGCCAAGATCAGTGATCCCGGCTATCCGCGTCCCTATGGAGAATCTGA TTCACCCTGGATACCAGTTTCGTATTATCGTAACCTTCAGGCTGCCAAGAAAGATATACACGTTCAATTCTGGGCCTTTGCCACCACCACCTATGAGATATTCTCGCGATGCCAGCGGGATTTGAGGACGTTACGACAGGAGGATCTGAGGCGTCAGCGGAATATGGATGGCAATATTCTGGAGCCTCTGGACGCGGACATATGTCCGTCCCTCATATCCGAAACGATTATGGATGGGTGGAGCGATGAGTTTCAGAAGCGCTTCAGTCCCCACCTGATCTTTGCCCGTCTGAGTATTATCAAGGACAAGTATGCTACAGACTACATGCCCGCCCCAGGATTTGATACCA ATGGCACAACGGATGAGTATCGCAGCGAGAGCCATAATATACCCTGTCCAATACCCTTCCCCAAGTCCAATCTCTGCATGGTGGTGGAGCTGAACGATTGTAGGCTTATATTCAGCACCGCTAACCAGATCGGACAGGGCCACTATGGCGTCGTGTATCGGGGCCAGTTAGAATACTACGACAAGGATCGTTCACCGGAGCAGGTGGCCATCAAACAGCTAACGAATAACATGCATGTCTCGGCCGATTTTCTCCGCGAGATCGACATAATGCGCGAACTGGACCACCCGAATGTGGTCAAGTTTAAGTATTATGCGGAGCGACGGCAGTGCATCGTGATGGAGTACTTGTCCGGCTCCTTTGATCAATATCTGCGCTTCGAGGCCCCCAATCTCAAGAACTCCGGCCTGATAAGCTTCGCTCTGGAAATAGCACTG GGCATGGACTATTTGGATGGGAAACAGCTTATCCATCGGGACCTGGCCGCCCGAAACATTCTGGTCGATCGCAACGGTGGTTGTGATAGCGTTAAAATCTCCGACTTTGGTCTGGCGCAGTTCGCCAACTCCGATGGCTATTATATCGCTATAAGTAATCGCGACATACCCATTAAATG gtacGCCCCGGAGGCCATATCAACTGGAAAAATCTCAACGTACTCGGATGTTTGGAGCTATGGAGTCACCCTATACGAGATGTTCTCCCGCGGCGAATTGCCAAACTTGCAACCGATTCAGAAAGACAATGAGGATTTCCTTAAACGTCTTATTGATGGGGAACG CTTACCCTGCCCCAAAGATTGCCCGGAATTTATTTACGCTCTGATGAAAGATTGCTGGAATGCCACGCCCCGCTCCCGACCCCGCTTTAGTGACATCGTCAGGATGATAGCCCCCCATTGTGGCATTAGAGACTCGCTACCGACTAGCAATGGAGCAGCTCCAAGACCAGACACAGCCCCGACCGAAGAATGA
- the c12.1 gene encoding protein CWC15 homolog: MTTAARPTFDPARGGSGRGEKDLSALSKQYSSRDLPGHTKLKYREAGQGTSEEIRNRDFRKELEERERDARSGAAGSGKALPSIVRKAIEANSTASSGGNKRVKLDAAAQQAAQQQQTVNLDADEPLDNNSSDSDSDSDDDDAVLLAELHKIKQERMQEAARREAEKKQEDERIRMENILSGNPLINYEPGTAASAAGRASGLGGDLKIKRRWDDDVVFKNCARSAPEKKTHFINDALRSEFHKKFMDKYIK; the protein is encoded by the exons TCCTACCTTCGATCCTGCCCGCGGAGGGTCTGGACGTGGTGAAAAGGATCTAAGTGCCCTCAGCAAGCAATATTCCAGCCGCGACTTGCCAGGCCACACCAAACTAAAATACAG AGAGGCTGGCCAGGGCACAAGCGAGGAGATCCGCAACCGTGACTTCCGcaaggagctggaggagcGCGAACGTGATGCTCGCTCGGGAGCTGCTGGTTCTGGCAAGGCGCTGCCCTCCATTGTGCGCAAGGCCATCGAGGCCAACAGCACCGCCTCCAGCGGCGGCAACAAGCGTGTCAAGTTAGATGCTGCCGCTCAGCAGGCCGCACAGCAACAACAGACTGTCAATTTGGATGCTGACGAGCCGCTGGACAACAACAGCTCCGACTCTGACAGCGACTCGGATGACGATGATGCGGTCCTGCTGGCCGAGCTGCACAAGATCAAACAGGAGCGCATGCAGGAGGCCGCGCGTCGTGAGGCGGAGAAAAAGCAGGAGGACGAACGCATTCGCATGGAGAACATTCTGTCCGGCAATCCGCTGATCAACTACGAGCCTGGCACAGCTGCTTCGGCTGCAGGACGTGCTTCTGGTCTTGGTGGCGATCTGAAGATCAAGCGGCGCTGGGACGATGATGTCGTCTTCAAGAACTGTGCCCGTTCGGCTCCCGAGAAGAAGACCCACTTTATCAACGATGCCCTGCGCTCCGAGTTCCACAAGAAGTTTATGGACAAGTACATTAAATAG
- the lz gene encoding protein lozenge produces the protein MHLHLLVAAATPPADHTGGVEDAATEATFNSVASSEAASTNPSSIPATVNWPTSVAPVSIAGPGRLARSINGSSGGGSGSHHHHHLHHHYAPYHAAAYHPHHPYSYHHPPPGTPTPTATAASVASAVSAGDIATAAHPPPASHPPAMVTSSSASPTGNGWTSTGDFKGLTAVPAVVAATGASGGNSAGGTTAKVLAISSSASVGSSSPTGGASNGTAHSGHSGSTTSNSGNNNNSSNSNNNSNSNNNNNALHQDLKWMERLVMKRQQEHPGELVRTSNPYFLCSALPSHWRSNKTLPLAFKVVALAEVGDGTYVTIRAGNDENCCAELRNCTAQMKNDVAKFNDLRFVGRSGRGKSFTLTITVATSPPQVATYAKAIKVTVDGPREPRSKTSPTGGPHYRALGLGQRPYIDGFPKSLHELEALRRTTKAVTTAAAAATAATAATAVAAVAAAVAVSPAGGGGTGGGGVVGGSGAGLVQQLSSNYSSPNSTINSDCQVYKPNAPHIQETDLMGAGEWTGSPSTAASYYHPHHHPHAHHPHAHPHAHLHQHQMALPPPPPPPAAVPVSVTGNGATMGVGMGMGVGVGVGMGVGAMNPYGGYDATNSLEAGNYAAHLPGVLPEMHGHAFATDPYQTAGYATGTGGVTSGGGGNSVGNAGGSKSELDYGGGYNQAWSNGYQNYQYGSCSATAQYGPQTAAAPPPPPPPPVVLYPQLYSTVNQNQIHLHLHSSEKLEQYLGSAAGGGEQLTISSLTGSSRSSIEIGQDPYQHHQQQHHQHSHQHSQQNPQQAEQQVVAGGAGGGGDVVESPREEDVGDLTPVWRPY, from the exons ATGCATTTGCATCTCCTGGTGGCAGCCGCGACGCCTCCAGCTGATCATACGGGTGGTGTGGAAGACGCCGCCACAGAGGCAACTTTCAACAGTGTTGCAAGTAGCGAGGCAGCAAGCACTAATCCCAGTAGCATCCCCGCAACAGTCAATTGGCCGACCAGTGTGGCGCCCGTCAGCATCGCCGGTCCCGGCCGCCTTGCTCGCAGCATCaacggcagcagcggcggcggcagcggcagccaTCACCATCATCACCTGCACCATCACTACGCCCCCTATCACGCCGCCGCCTACCATCCGCATCATCCGTACTCGTACCACCACCCGCCGCCAGGCACCCCCACCCCCACGGCCACTGCCGCATCGGTCGCCTCGGCCGTCTCAGCCGGTGACATCGCCACTGCCGCACATCCGCCGCCCGCCTCGCATCCGCCCGCCATGGTCACCTCGTCGTCCGCCTCGCCCACCGGAAATGGCTGGACCAGCACCGGGGACTTCAAGGGCCTGACGGCCGTGCCCGCCGTGGTGGCAGCCACGGGCGCCAGTGGAGGCAACTCCGCCGGTGGCACAACCGCCAAAGTGTTGGCCATTTCCAGTAGCGCCAGTGTTGGCAGCAGTTCGCCAACAGGTGGCGCCAGCAACGGCACCGCCCACAGTGGACACAGCGGTAGTACCACTAGCAAtagtggcaacaacaacaacagctccaatagcaacaacaactcgaatagcaacaacaacaacaatgcccTGCACCAGGATCTGAAGTGGATGGAGAGATTGGTGATGAAGCGACAGCAGGAGCATCCAGGAGAATTGG tgcgCACGAGCAATCCTTACTTCTTGTGCTCCGCCCTGCCCTCCCATTGGCGCTCCAATAAGACGCTGCCGCTCGCCTTCAAGGTCGTCGCTTTGGCGGAAGTGGGCGACGGGACTTATGTCACGATCCGGGCCGGGAACGATGAGAACTGCTGCGCCGAGCTTCGTAATTGTACCGCCCAGATGAAGAACGACGTGGCCAAGTTCAACGACCTCAGATTTGTGGGACGAAGCGGAAGAG GGAAGAGCTTTACGCTGACCATCACTGTGGCGACCAGTCCGCCGCAGGTGGCAACTTACGCCAAAGCCATCAAGGTGACCGTCGATGGACCCCGAGAACCCCGCTCCAAGACAA GTCCTACGGGTGGCCCCCACTACCGTGCGCTGGGCCTGGGCCAGCGTCCCTACATTGACGGCTTCCCCAAGTCGCTCCACGAGCTGGAGGCACTGCGTCGCACCACCAAAGCTGTAACCACGGCTGCGGCAGCAGCAACGGCGGCCACAGCCGCTACTGCGGTGGCAGCGGTCGCAGCAGCAGTGGCGGTCAGTCCCGCTGGCGGAGGTGGCACAGGAGGTGGGGGCGTGGTCGGGGGATCGGGAGCAGGTCTGGTGCAACAATTGAGTAGCAATTACTCATCGCCGAATAGTACAATCAACTCGGATTGCCAGGTTTATAAACCAAATGCGCCGCATATTCAAG aAACTGACTTAATGGGAGCCGGCGAATGGACAGGATCCCCGAGCACAGCGGCGTCCTACTACCATCCCCACCACCATCCACACGCCCACCACCCGCACGCTCATCCGCACGCCCACCTCCACCAGCACCAGATGGCACTTCCTCCTCCCCCGCCACCTCCGGCGGCCGTTCCTGTCTCCGTTACGGGGAATGGTGCCACCATGGGCGTCGGCATGGGCATGGGCGTTGGAGTGGGCGTGGGCATGGGCGTAGGGGCAATGAATCCGTACGGCGGCTACGATGCTACCAACTCTCTGGAGGCCGGGAATTACGCCGCTCATCTTCCGGGCGTTCTGCCGGAGATGCACGGACATGCCTTCGCCACGGATCCGTATCAGACGGCGGGCTATGCTACCGGAACGGGGGGCGTGACCTCGGGAGGCGGAGGCAATTCTGTCGGCAATGCCGGCGGCTCCAAATCAGAGCTGGACTACGGCGGGGGCTACAATCAGGCGTGGTCGAACGGCTATCAGAACTACCAGTACGGCAGTTGCTCCGCCACGGCTCAGTACGGCCCGCAAACGGCGGCCGCGCCACCGCCACCTCCACCGCCCCCCGTGGTGCTGTATCCGCAGCTCTACTCGACGGTCAATCAGAATCAGATCCACCTGCACCTGCACAGTAGCGAGAAGCTGGAACAGTATCTGGGCTCGGCCGCCGGCGGGGGGGAGCAGTTGACGATCAGCTCCCTCACCGGGAGCAGCAGATCCAGCATAGAAATCGGCCAGGATCCCTACCAGCAtcaccagcaacagcatcaTCAGCATTCGCATCAGCACTCGCAGCAGAATCCGCAGCAGGCGGAGCAACAGGTAGTGGCCGGAGGGGCTGGCGGTGGCGGCGATGTGGTGGAGTCCCCCCGGGAGGAGGACGTGGGCGATCTCACTCCGGTGTGGCGACCCTATTGA